From a region of the Rhinopithecus roxellana isolate Shanxi Qingling chromosome 8, ASM756505v1, whole genome shotgun sequence genome:
- the CD2 gene encoding T-cell surface antigen CD2: MSLPCKIVTSFLLIFNVSSKGAVSKEIRNALETWGALGQDIDLDIPSFQMSDDIDDIKWEKTSDKKKIAQFRKEKETFEDKDAYKLFKNGTLKIKHLKIHDQDSYKVSIYDTKGKNVLEKTFDLKIQERVSKPKISWTCINTTLTCEVMNGTDPELNLYQDGKHLKLSQRVITHKWTTSLSAKFKCTAGNKVSKESRVETVSCPEKGLDIYLIIGICGGGSLLMVFVALLVFYITKRKKQRSRRNDEELEIRAHRVATEERARKPHQIPASTPQNPAASQHPPPPPGHRSQAPSHRPLPPAHRVQHQPQKRPPAPSGTQVHQQKGPPLPRPRVQPKPPQGAAENSLSPSSN, translated from the exons ATGAGCCTTCCATGTAAAATTGTAAccagcttccttctaattttcaaCGTTTCTTCCAAAG GTGCAGTCTCCAAAGAGATTAGGAATGCTTTGGAAACCTGGGGAGCCCTGGGTCAGGACATCGACTTGGACATTCCTAGTTTCCAAATGAGTGATGATATTGAtgatataaaatgggaaaaaacttcagacaagaaaaagattgCACAAttcagaaaagagaaggagaCTTTCGAGGATAAAGATGCatataaactatttaaaaacGGAACTCTGAAAATTAAGCATCTGAAGATCCATGATCAGGATAGCTACAAGGTATCGATATAcgatacaaaaggaaaaaatgtgttgGAAAAAACATTTGATTTGAAGATTCAAG agaggGTCTCAAAACCAAAGATCTCCTGGACTTGTATCAACACAACCCTGACCTGTGAAGTAATGAATGGAACTGACCCCGAATTAAACCTGTATCAAGATGGGAAACATCTAAAACTTTCTCAGAGGGTCATCACACACAAGTGGACCACCAGCCTGAGTGCGAAATTCAAGTGCACAGCAGGGAACAAAGTCAGCAAGGAATCCAGGGTGGAGACTGTCAGCTGTCCAG AGAAAGGTCTGGACATCTATCTCATCATTGGCATTTGTGGAGGAGGCAGCCTCTTGATGGTCTTTGTGGCACTGCTCGTTTTCTACAtcaccaaaaggaaaaaacagaggaGTCGGAGAAATG ATGAGGAGCTGGAGATAAGAGCCCACAGAGTAGCTACTGAAGAAAGGGCCCGGAAGCCCCACCAAATTCCAGCGTCAACCCCTCAGAATCCAGCAGCTTCCCAACATCCTCCTCCACCACCTGGTCATCGTTCCCAGGCACCTAGTCATCGCCCCCTGCCTCCTGCACACCGTGTTCAGCACCAGCCCCAGAAGAGGCCTCCTGCTCCGTCGGGCACACAAGTTCACCAGCAGAAAGGCCCGCCCCTCCCCAGACCTCGAGTTCAGCCAAAACCTCCCCAAGGGGCAGCAGAAAACTCATTGTCCCCTTCCTCTAATTAA